The following are encoded together in the Nocardioides thalensis genome:
- a CDS encoding asparagine synthase-related protein, with translation MVVASGSRWEQSLFYALEQGRLLLATHPRDLVRGLTRPPALDVAKLVDLVALYDAPESTVFEGVRRLPLGHVLERSPGRPPTVRPWFTPATDEDRAISTAEAPALMREAVRGAVAASLPAGGDVGATLSGGLDSGMVVATASGLLAPAGRGIHAMTHVPLPGAPEPTGSWEADDGPYAEDVARSLTGVTWAPVVNTDRVPPLESCRWALDRAWYPTFNPANQEWCNQIVRDAEARGLPLLLTGASGNATFSRDNDGIVRGLLQHGRLGALVREVRRRAAARGALAPAARSVVRETLPRRVLAWRRAQRRRRLGVSWAMPDVADLPVRADALSDAARADLALLAQEFPPAGRDMWLDFVRLDTSRHGFPQNLSDDVWWSDPLSDPEVVALALRLPEEAWLAGGRNRGLAREAAAGLLPDRVRLRTTNGGQSADVDQWVRGQEQAYRGLVDRFRESPTVRQVLDVERLATAVGPEMTDPATASVWQDIHGRAFAIGQFAVWYEDRVRSG, from the coding sequence GTGGTCGTCGCGTCCGGCTCCCGCTGGGAGCAGTCCCTCTTCTACGCCCTCGAGCAGGGCAGGCTGCTGCTCGCGACCCACCCGCGCGACCTCGTCCGCGGACTCACCCGGCCCCCCGCGCTCGACGTGGCGAAGCTGGTCGACCTGGTCGCCCTCTACGACGCTCCCGAGTCCACCGTCTTCGAGGGCGTACGGCGGCTGCCGCTCGGCCACGTGCTGGAGCGGTCGCCGGGCCGTCCTCCGACCGTGCGCCCCTGGTTCACGCCCGCCACCGACGAGGATCGCGCCATCTCCACGGCGGAGGCGCCGGCGCTGATGCGCGAGGCCGTGCGCGGTGCCGTTGCTGCCTCGCTCCCCGCCGGCGGCGACGTCGGCGCGACGCTGTCGGGCGGTCTCGACTCGGGCATGGTCGTGGCGACGGCGTCGGGACTGCTCGCGCCTGCCGGCCGCGGCATCCACGCGATGACCCACGTGCCCCTTCCGGGTGCGCCCGAGCCGACGGGCTCCTGGGAGGCGGACGACGGCCCGTACGCGGAGGACGTGGCTCGCTCCCTGACGGGCGTGACCTGGGCGCCGGTCGTCAACACCGACCGGGTCCCGCCTCTCGAGTCCTGCCGGTGGGCGCTCGACCGCGCCTGGTATCCCACGTTCAACCCCGCCAACCAGGAGTGGTGCAACCAGATCGTCCGGGACGCCGAGGCGCGCGGGCTCCCGCTGCTGCTGACCGGCGCCTCCGGCAACGCGACGTTCTCGCGCGACAACGACGGGATCGTGCGGGGCCTGCTGCAGCACGGCCGGCTCGGCGCTCTCGTGCGCGAGGTGCGGCGGCGTGCGGCGGCCCGCGGCGCGCTCGCGCCCGCCGCCCGGTCGGTCGTCCGCGAGACGCTGCCGCGCCGGGTGCTCGCCTGGCGGCGAGCGCAGCGCCGTCGCCGGCTCGGGGTGTCCTGGGCGATGCCCGACGTCGCCGACCTCCCCGTGCGCGCGGACGCGCTCAGCGACGCCGCCCGCGCCGACCTGGCGCTGCTCGCCCAGGAGTTCCCCCCTGCCGGCCGCGACATGTGGCTCGACTTCGTCCGGCTCGACACCTCCCGGCACGGATTCCCGCAGAACCTCTCCGACGACGTCTGGTGGAGCGACCCGCTGTCCGACCCCGAGGTGGTCGCGCTCGCGCTGCGACTCCCCGAGGAGGCCTGGCTGGCCGGCGGCCGCAACCGCGGCCTCGCGCGCGAGGCCGCGGCCGGTCTGCTTCCCGATCGCGTGCGGCTGCGCACGACCAACGGCGGCCAGAGCGCGGACGTCGACCAGTGGGTCAGGGGCCAGGAGCAGGCCTATCGCGGCCTCGTCGACCGGTTCCGGGAGTCGCCGACCGTCCGACAGGTCCTCGACGTCGAGCGTCTCGCGACCGCCGTGGGGCCCGAGATGACGGACCCCGCCACCGCCTCGGTCTGGCAGGACATCCACGGCCGCGCGTTCGCGATCGGGCAGTTCGCGGTCTGGTACGAGGACCGGGTGCGCTCAGGCTGA
- a CDS encoding ATP-binding cassette domain-containing protein, producing MIRRARLHVRAMVVACGAGRVLRLQLLMLLGALLEAVVLVLLVPLVQLLAGDDDVRVPVLGVDVGPVALLGVAGAAVLLRGAVQWRSAITNSDVLLRTTDALRLRALRGVLEADWTYLVRQRRSDVVQATTTEMERVDAAVHLLLRSAVDLLLLAASAAVAVVISPLLGGLAVLSLVVVVALGRGSVRRSIALGVEWTRRNALFGATVTDSLASLRLIRAHDSSEQWVRLLDDAAREGRRIEHRYVEVTSAMQAIVGYAALGAALGLVLLGRAIGLGVAELVALAAVTTRLLSVARGLLTSTQAFAHYSPALDAVQRIIDETAAHREGLEGPEVSSTSRLASSHLSTRQGAGAPRTSTTGSTSTSGPLLELRGVAASYGDRPVLRDLDLVVAPASLVAVTGPSGAGKSTLLDVVLGLLPPTAGEVVVGGEPLTDPRAWRARVGYVPQQTVLIPGSVRENLTWSAGRPVTDDDLWRALEAACVADVVRQLPEGLDTVLQDLAQLSGGEQQRLCIARALVREPDLLVLDEATSALDAATEADVVANLRRTPAALLVATHRPAVVGVADHVVSLAPAEDEPRA from the coding sequence ATGATCCGTCGCGCGCGGCTCCACGTGCGGGCCATGGTCGTCGCGTGCGGCGCCGGCAGGGTGCTCCGGCTCCAGCTGCTGATGCTGCTCGGCGCGCTGCTCGAGGCCGTGGTGCTCGTGCTGCTGGTGCCGCTGGTGCAGCTCCTCGCCGGCGACGACGACGTGCGCGTGCCGGTGCTCGGCGTCGACGTCGGGCCGGTCGCCCTGCTCGGCGTGGCCGGCGCGGCCGTGCTGCTGCGCGGTGCGGTGCAGTGGCGGTCGGCGATCACCAACAGCGACGTGCTCCTGCGCACCACCGACGCGCTGCGGCTGCGCGCGCTCCGCGGCGTGCTCGAGGCCGACTGGACCTACCTCGTCCGCCAGCGCCGCAGCGACGTCGTACAGGCGACGACCACGGAGATGGAGCGGGTCGACGCCGCCGTCCACCTGCTGCTGCGCTCGGCCGTCGACCTGCTGCTGCTCGCCGCCAGCGCGGCCGTCGCCGTGGTGATCTCGCCCCTGCTCGGCGGGCTCGCCGTGCTCTCGCTCGTGGTCGTGGTCGCGCTCGGTCGCGGCAGCGTCCGCCGCAGCATCGCCCTCGGGGTCGAGTGGACCCGCCGCAACGCGCTCTTCGGCGCCACCGTCACCGACTCGCTCGCCTCGCTCCGGCTGATCCGGGCCCACGACTCCTCCGAGCAGTGGGTGCGGCTGCTCGACGACGCGGCGCGGGAGGGCCGCCGGATCGAGCACCGGTACGTCGAGGTCACCTCCGCGATGCAGGCGATCGTGGGCTATGCGGCGCTCGGGGCCGCGCTCGGGCTGGTGCTCCTCGGGCGGGCGATCGGGCTCGGGGTCGCCGAGCTGGTCGCCCTGGCCGCGGTCACCACCCGGCTGTTGTCGGTGGCGCGGGGGCTGCTGACGTCGACGCAGGCGTTCGCGCACTACTCACCGGCGCTCGACGCGGTGCAGCGGATCATCGACGAGACGGCGGCGCACCGGGAGGGACTCGAGGGGCCGGAGGTTTCGAGCACTTCGAGGCTCGCAAGCTCGCACCTCAGCACAAGGCAAGGCGCCGGGGCGCCTCGCACCTCAACCACCGGCAGCACCTCAACCTCCGGGCCCTTGCTCGAGCTGCGCGGCGTCGCGGCGTCGTACGGCGACCGCCCGGTGCTGCGTGATCTCGACCTGGTCGTGGCGCCGGCGTCCCTCGTCGCCGTCACCGGCCCGAGCGGCGCGGGCAAGTCGACGCTGCTCGACGTGGTGCTCGGCCTGCTGCCGCCGACCGCGGGCGAGGTGGTCGTCGGGGGCGAGCCGCTGACCGACCCGCGCGCGTGGCGGGCGCGCGTCGGCTACGTGCCCCAGCAGACCGTCCTCATCCCCGGCAGCGTGCGCGAGAACCTCACGTGGTCCGCCGGCCGCCCGGTCACCGACGACGACCTCTGGCGGGCGCTGGAGGCCGCATGCGTCGCCGACGTCGTACGCCAGCTCCCCGAGGGCCTCGACACGGTGCTCCAGGACCTGGCCCAGCTGTCGGGAGGGGAGCAGCAGCGGCTGTGCATCGCACGGGCGCTCGTGCGCGAGCCCGACCTGCTGGTGCTCGACGAGGCGACCTCGGCCCTCGACGCCGCCACGGAGGCGGACGTCGTGGCCAACCTGCGCCGTACCCCCGCCGCCCTCCTCGTCGCCACGCACCGCCCCGCGGTCGTCGGCGTCGCGGACCACGTGGTCAGCCTCGCGCCGGCAGAGGACGAGCCCCGCGCGTGA
- a CDS encoding transcriptional repressor — MSDDDWRVALREKGYRLTPQRELILRAVDELGHATPDEVLAHVQQQASTVNASTVYRTLEVLEELGLVRHAHLSDRAPTYHSTRGHEHFHLVCRGCHEVISVDAEEAEPFVESLGTRHAFTPDLGHLTVFGHCHACDPPLVEEAGHGRHETHKETT, encoded by the coding sequence GTGTCGGATGACGACTGGCGCGTCGCCCTCCGCGAGAAGGGCTACCGGCTCACGCCCCAGCGCGAGCTGATCCTGCGCGCGGTCGACGAGCTCGGGCACGCCACGCCCGACGAGGTGCTGGCCCACGTGCAGCAGCAGGCCTCGACCGTCAACGCCTCCACCGTCTACCGCACCCTCGAGGTCCTCGAGGAGCTCGGCCTGGTCCGCCACGCCCACCTCAGCGACCGCGCGCCGACGTACCACTCCACGCGCGGGCACGAGCACTTCCACCTCGTCTGCCGCGGCTGCCACGAGGTGATCTCGGTCGATGCCGAGGAAGCCGAGCCGTTCGTGGAATCCCTGGGCACCCGTCATGCGTTCACCCCAGACCTGGGTCATCTGACCGTGTTCGGACACTGTCACGCTTGCGACCCACCGTTGGTCGAGGAGGCCGGCCACGGCCGTCACGAGACCCATAAGGAGACGACATGA
- a CDS encoding heme-binding beta-barrel domain-containing protein yields MAFELPQNLHPDCGPIAWLLGTWQGNGHGDYPTIEKYQFGQELIFQQDGRPFFHYMARSWIVDDEGNKLRDAAQETGFIRARPEGKLEMVLAHATGFAEIWYGQAEGGKIELRTAGIGFTESAKEVTEGHRLYGNVEGDLLYAYDMAAMGQPLQPHLWARLKRVG; encoded by the coding sequence GTGGCCTTCGAACTCCCTCAGAACCTGCACCCCGACTGCGGCCCCATCGCCTGGCTGCTCGGCACCTGGCAGGGCAACGGGCACGGCGACTACCCGACGATCGAGAAGTACCAGTTCGGCCAGGAGCTGATCTTCCAGCAGGACGGGCGCCCGTTCTTCCACTACATGGCGCGGTCGTGGATCGTCGACGACGAGGGCAACAAGCTGCGCGACGCCGCGCAGGAGACCGGCTTCATCCGCGCCCGCCCCGAGGGCAAGCTCGAGATGGTGCTCGCGCACGCGACCGGGTTCGCGGAGATCTGGTACGGCCAGGCCGAGGGAGGCAAGATCGAGCTCCGCACGGCCGGGATCGGGTTCACGGAGTCGGCCAAGGAGGTCACCGAGGGACACCGGCTCTACGGCAACGTCGAGGGCGACCTCCTCTACGCGTACGACATGGCCGCGATGGGTCAGCCGTTGCAACCCCACCTCTGGGCGAGGCTCAAGCGTGTCGGATGA
- a CDS encoding nucleotidyltransferase family protein codes for MLSAAAVSQVRRAVRTALRAETGEPPLWRWSGQVPAQDFVAAVLRHRVAGLVAGAEALEVPPEVHEQLASAARLDRMDAMAHLRAVAEVAGVLDGIDHLVVKGAPLAVQTTGDPTARGAADVDVLVDTADLPVALGRLAARDLGVRREHAVDRDSWMWRYQRWAAHEVTLDGPLGSVDLHWRLDPTHDGLPGFAELWSRRTKVDVGPVTVATLGVADAFAHALRHAAQDDWGSLRSLVDVHRLARDPAAWRGPKGLARLDRTSLTVVDATVGLPDGTPAFRRTSSGLARAVSAQRRPVRFTRFPGDAAMRAAGYTLAASRSPRDVALTVARIALPPLRVTHLTDRGPVSAIARALLARSRRSPGWDEHR; via the coding sequence GTGTTGTCAGCCGCCGCCGTCTCGCAGGTACGGCGCGCGGTGCGGACCGCGCTGCGGGCCGAGACGGGCGAGCCGCCGCTGTGGCGGTGGTCCGGGCAGGTGCCGGCACAGGACTTCGTCGCCGCGGTGCTGCGGCACCGGGTCGCCGGCCTGGTGGCCGGCGCCGAGGCGCTCGAGGTGCCGCCCGAGGTGCATGAGCAGCTCGCCTCCGCCGCGCGCCTCGACCGGATGGACGCGATGGCCCACCTGCGAGCCGTGGCCGAGGTCGCCGGCGTCCTCGACGGCATCGACCACCTGGTCGTCAAGGGAGCGCCGCTCGCGGTCCAGACGACCGGCGACCCGACGGCGCGGGGAGCAGCGGACGTCGACGTGCTCGTCGACACGGCCGACCTGCCGGTCGCGCTCGGGCGGCTCGCCGCTCGCGACCTCGGCGTACGTCGCGAGCACGCGGTCGACCGGGACAGCTGGATGTGGCGCTACCAGCGATGGGCGGCGCACGAGGTGACGCTCGACGGCCCGCTCGGGTCCGTCGACCTGCACTGGCGGCTCGACCCGACGCACGACGGGCTGCCGGGGTTCGCCGAGCTCTGGTCGCGGCGGACGAAGGTCGACGTCGGGCCGGTCACCGTGGCCACGCTCGGCGTCGCCGACGCCTTCGCGCACGCCCTGCGGCACGCGGCCCAGGACGACTGGGGCTCGCTGCGCAGCCTCGTCGACGTGCACCGGCTGGCCCGCGACCCCGCCGCGTGGCGCGGCCCGAAGGGGCTCGCGCGGCTCGACCGCACCTCGCTCACCGTGGTCGACGCGACGGTGGGCCTCCCGGACGGCACGCCCGCGTTCCGGCGTACCTCCTCCGGACTGGCACGGGCGGTGAGCGCCCAGCGCCGACCGGTCCGGTTCACCCGGTTCCCCGGCGACGCGGCGATGCGGGCCGCGGGATACACGCTCGCGGCGAGCCGCTCCCCCCGCGACGTCGCGCTGACCGTGGCCCGGATCGCGCTGCCGCCGCTGCGGGTCACCCACCTGACCGACCGCGGACCGGTCAGCGCGATCGCCCGCGCGCTGCTCGCGCGCTCGCGGCGATCACCGGGATGGGACGAGCACCGATGA
- a CDS encoding glycosyltransferase family 4 protein: MRVLVHDYSGHPFQVELSAELAERGHDVTHSWCEAHVSGKGNLGGYDKVRFDSIAHGDVLEKLSFKRRLVKEMRYGVMLARQISRLKPDVVLMGNVPVPMMVVVTMFLLVTRRPWVSWQQDVQGIAMKSFAGAKLPKSFLVFATLAGWAERWCNRRADGIVVISDAFLDVHRRWGTADKTTVIPNWAPLNELVPMPRDNAWAVEQGVADVQHLVYSGTLGLKHNPRLLVQVASAVRAAGTPVHLTVITEGQAVEELRDEATRLDVPVSLLPFQPYDRLPEVLGSADVLLVVLDKSAGAFSVPSKTLSYLCAARPILGLMPAENLASRLVDEAGGKVLEPEEASVAEAAEWITEVLADSDVQEKIGRRSRDLAEREFDLQKCAGSFERILAAACGAEAPATVSTPAPALPRATTPPRIRPHRRSAPRG; this comes from the coding sequence ATGCGCGTGCTGGTGCACGACTACAGCGGTCACCCGTTCCAGGTCGAGCTGAGCGCCGAGCTCGCCGAGCGGGGCCACGACGTCACCCACTCCTGGTGCGAGGCCCACGTCTCCGGCAAGGGCAACCTCGGCGGCTACGACAAGGTCCGCTTCGACTCGATCGCCCACGGCGACGTGCTCGAGAAGCTCAGCTTCAAGCGGCGGCTCGTCAAGGAGATGCGGTACGGCGTGATGCTGGCCCGCCAGATCTCCCGGCTCAAGCCCGACGTGGTGCTGATGGGCAACGTGCCGGTGCCGATGATGGTCGTCGTCACGATGTTCCTCCTCGTGACCCGCCGCCCGTGGGTGTCGTGGCAGCAGGACGTGCAGGGCATCGCGATGAAGTCGTTCGCCGGGGCCAAGCTCCCGAAGAGCTTCCTGGTCTTCGCCACCCTCGCCGGCTGGGCCGAGCGCTGGTGCAACCGGCGGGCCGACGGCATCGTGGTCATCTCCGACGCCTTCCTCGACGTGCACCGTCGCTGGGGCACCGCCGACAAGACCACGGTCATCCCCAACTGGGCGCCCCTCAACGAGCTCGTCCCGATGCCCCGCGACAACGCGTGGGCGGTCGAGCAGGGCGTCGCCGACGTCCAGCACCTCGTCTACTCGGGCACCCTCGGCCTCAAGCACAACCCGCGGCTGCTGGTGCAGGTCGCGAGCGCGGTCCGCGCCGCCGGCACCCCGGTCCACCTGACCGTGATCACGGAGGGCCAGGCGGTCGAGGAGCTGCGCGACGAGGCGACCCGGCTCGACGTACCCGTCTCGCTGCTGCCGTTCCAGCCCTACGACCGCCTCCCCGAGGTGCTGGGCTCCGCCGACGTGCTGCTCGTCGTGCTCGACAAGTCCGCCGGCGCGTTCTCCGTGCCGTCCAAGACGCTCTCCTACCTCTGCGCCGCGCGGCCGATCCTCGGCCTGATGCCGGCGGAGAACCTCGCCTCCCGGCTCGTCGACGAGGCCGGCGGCAAGGTGCTCGAGCCCGAGGAGGCGTCGGTCGCGGAGGCCGCCGAGTGGATCACCGAGGTGCTCGCCGACAGCGACGTGCAGGAGAAGATCGGCCGCCGCTCCCGCGACCTGGCCGAGCGGGAGTTCGACCTCCAGAAGTGCGCCGGCTCGTTCGAGCGCATCCTGGCCGCCGCGTGCGGCGCCGAGGCGCCCGCGACGGTCAGTACACCAGCGCCTGCGCTCCCTCGCGCAACGACTCCTCCACGAATCCGGCCGCACCGGCGATCCGCACCCCGGGGATGA
- a CDS encoding lasso peptide biosynthesis B2 protein, giving the protein MSEPSAWSTTTRRLRVLEAIALLLLARGLRKWVAMRRWASLLGENGPPAAPMALEPLAGREAVVARAVASGARRTSANCLEQAVAASLMLRRRGTRAVVVIGLDPARPDAIPHAWLVGASGSVVTGADEMPGFRPVNQFGTLE; this is encoded by the coding sequence GTGTCCGAGCCGTCCGCGTGGAGCACGACGACCCGGCGCCTGCGGGTGCTGGAGGCGATCGCGCTGCTCCTCCTCGCCCGCGGCCTGCGGAAGTGGGTGGCGATGCGCCGCTGGGCGTCGCTGCTGGGCGAGAACGGCCCGCCGGCGGCGCCGATGGCGCTCGAGCCGCTGGCCGGCCGCGAGGCGGTGGTCGCCCGCGCGGTGGCGTCCGGCGCCCGCCGTACCTCCGCAAACTGCCTGGAGCAGGCCGTGGCCGCCAGCCTGATGCTCCGCCGCCGCGGCACCCGTGCCGTGGTGGTCATCGGCCTGGACCCCGCCCGGCCCGACGCGATCCCGCACGCGTGGCTCGTCGGGGCGTCCGGCTCGGTCGTCACCGGCGCCGACGAGATGCCCGGGTTCCGGCCGGTCAACCAGTTCGGCACCCTGGAATAG
- a CDS encoding YgfZ/GcvT domain-containing protein: MTSPLLDLPGAVAGDGIDAEVAAHYGSLYGEQRALAAGEGFVDLSHRDVLRISGPDRLSWLHSLTSQFFEGLTPAIWTRALVLSPNGHVEHAFDGVDDGEAFTAHTEPGRAAALIDFLERMKFMTRVEIADVTAETAVAWRPVDGGRFDLVPRDQLTSYAEAAGPAAGLWAYEALRIERGEPRFGVDTDERTIPNEVGLSGVHLDKGCYRGQETVARVHNLGRPPRRLTLLHLDGSENRLPAPGTDVTVPGQDKVIGRVGSSARHHELGPIALALLKRNVPVDAALDVAGLPAAQEVLVDPEVGLHFRPTR; this comes from the coding sequence ATGACCAGCCCGCTGCTCGACCTGCCCGGAGCCGTCGCCGGCGACGGCATCGACGCGGAGGTCGCCGCTCACTACGGATCGCTGTACGGCGAGCAGCGTGCTCTCGCCGCGGGGGAGGGCTTCGTCGACCTCTCCCACCGTGACGTGCTGCGGATCAGCGGCCCGGACCGACTGAGCTGGCTGCACTCGCTGACCTCGCAGTTCTTCGAGGGACTCACGCCCGCCATCTGGACCCGGGCGCTCGTGCTGAGCCCGAACGGCCACGTCGAGCACGCCTTCGACGGCGTCGACGACGGCGAGGCGTTCACGGCCCACACCGAGCCCGGTCGCGCCGCCGCGCTGATCGACTTCCTCGAGCGGATGAAGTTCATGACCCGCGTCGAGATCGCCGACGTCACGGCCGAGACCGCCGTCGCCTGGCGGCCGGTGGACGGCGGCCGGTTCGACCTCGTCCCGCGCGACCAGCTCACGTCGTACGCCGAGGCCGCCGGCCCCGCCGCCGGGCTGTGGGCCTACGAGGCGCTCCGCATCGAGCGCGGCGAGCCGCGCTTCGGCGTCGACACCGACGAGCGCACCATCCCCAACGAGGTCGGCCTGTCGGGCGTGCACCTCGACAAGGGCTGCTACCGCGGCCAGGAGACCGTCGCCCGGGTGCACAACCTCGGCCGCCCGCCGCGCCGACTGACCCTCCTCCACCTCGACGGCTCCGAGAACCGCCTGCCCGCGCCGGGCACCGACGTCACCGTCCCCGGCCAGGACAAGGTGATCGGCCGCGTGGGCTCCTCGGCCCGCCACCACGAGCTCGGCCCGATCGCCCTCGCGCTCCTCAAGCGCAACGTCCCCGTCGACGCCGCCCTCGACGTCGCCGGCCTCCCCGCCGCGCAGGAGGTCCTCGTCGACCCCGAGGTCGGCCTCCACTTCCGCCCGACCCGCTGA
- a CDS encoding class I SAM-dependent methyltransferase, whose translation MPVVTCPGCGSTSLRGYTPSRRTERRNFRCRSCGLLGWSDRADLVMPDSVGLDEISVEAREAWIASKRTSTADAAYDEALDRLESRLGDPNGRRIYDIGAGDGLFLAHAAKRGYDVRGNDLIQANVEIAKARYDIPLDLGDIATLELDPVDAVTLWCVIAHVEDPTSLLQHSYDLLRPGGVIFLQTPRRTWIDRTALGVAEAAKGRLTHWSDRRIAPHHWLLHTARSMRATLEALGFVDVEVLPRARYSLDSLTYLRSMGVPAGAARGLAKAADGMIRGGIAPRIVLEAYARKPGALAPVS comes from the coding sequence ATGCCGGTCGTCACGTGCCCGGGTTGCGGGTCCACGAGCCTGCGGGGCTACACGCCGTCGCGGCGCACCGAGAGGCGCAACTTCCGCTGTCGCTCGTGCGGCCTGCTCGGCTGGTCCGACCGCGCCGACCTGGTGATGCCCGACAGCGTCGGGCTCGACGAGATCAGCGTCGAGGCGCGCGAGGCCTGGATCGCCAGCAAGCGCACGAGTACGGCCGACGCCGCCTACGACGAGGCGCTCGACCGCCTGGAGAGCCGCCTCGGCGACCCCAACGGCCGCCGCATCTACGACATCGGCGCCGGCGACGGGCTGTTCCTCGCCCACGCCGCCAAGCGCGGCTACGACGTGCGCGGCAACGACCTGATCCAGGCCAACGTCGAGATCGCGAAGGCGCGCTACGACATCCCGCTCGACCTGGGCGACATCGCCACCCTCGAGCTCGATCCGGTCGACGCGGTGACCCTGTGGTGCGTGATCGCGCACGTGGAGGACCCGACCTCGCTGCTCCAGCACTCCTACGACCTGCTGAGGCCGGGCGGCGTGATCTTCCTGCAGACGCCGCGGCGCACCTGGATCGACCGCACCGCGCTGGGTGTCGCCGAGGCGGCCAAGGGCCGGCTGACGCACTGGAGCGACCGGCGGATCGCGCCGCACCACTGGCTCCTCCACACGGCACGGAGCATGCGGGCGACGCTCGAGGCGCTCGGGTTCGTCGACGTCGAGGTGCTGCCGCGGGCGCGTTACTCGCTCGACTCGCTCACCTACCTGCGGTCGATGGGCGTGCCAGCCGGCGCCGCGCGCGGCCTGGCCAAGGCCGCGGACGGGATGATCCGCGGCGGCATCGCCCCGCGGATCGTGCTGGAGGCCTACGCCCGCAAGCCCGGAGCGCTCGCCCCGGTCAGCTGA
- a CDS encoding PqqD family peptide modification chaperone encodes MSWETGVIQRQPGVVEAPFDEVLVVLNEDLDYLGLDEVGQRIWEILDEPRTLDAVVGTLLDEYDVERADCERDVTAFLDALAEHKLVARA; translated from the coding sequence ATGTCGTGGGAGACCGGAGTGATCCAGCGCCAGCCGGGCGTCGTCGAGGCGCCGTTCGACGAGGTGCTGGTCGTCCTCAACGAGGACCTCGACTACCTGGGGCTCGACGAGGTGGGCCAGCGGATCTGGGAGATCCTCGACGAGCCGCGCACCCTGGACGCGGTGGTCGGCACCCTGCTCGACGAGTACGACGTCGAGCGGGCCGACTGTGAGCGCGACGTCACCGCGTTCCTCGACGCCCTCGCCGAACACAAGCTGGTCGCGCGGGCCTGA
- a CDS encoding glycoside hydrolase family 16 protein, which produces MRPVVARFAALFIAAVVGANVVSATSPAATAVPAPKLDRRVSDEADPGCGGKRPVKARATAKRKTTRFRCTFSDEFDGTQLDTDVWVAQHTAWSGMSSGNFDCLVGNDPDNISVGGGVLRLTARVEPEEFLCRNPAGNFMTDTTGANISTYKTFSQAYGRFSFRARFPNTTAPGVHSALWMYPQDHAYGRWPDSGEIDVAEWFSSGVTTVLPSLHYRGEKWPHTTGWTCSMEEPWKWHTYTVEWTKHEMKFKYDRKTCWTTGWAPDAPLTGGQPFDKPFFLTMSQVFGFNDNAVTEATPSSATMQVNWVRVWK; this is translated from the coding sequence ATGCGACCTGTCGTCGCGCGCTTCGCTGCGCTCTTCATCGCCGCCGTCGTCGGCGCCAACGTGGTCAGCGCGACGTCGCCGGCCGCCACCGCCGTACCGGCGCCCAAGCTCGACCGCCGTGTCTCCGACGAGGCCGACCCCGGCTGCGGCGGCAAGCGACCGGTCAAGGCGCGGGCGACCGCCAAGAGGAAGACGACCCGGTTCCGGTGCACGTTCTCCGACGAGTTCGACGGCACCCAGCTCGACACCGACGTCTGGGTCGCGCAGCACACGGCCTGGAGCGGCATGAGCTCGGGCAACTTCGACTGCCTCGTCGGCAACGACCCCGACAACATCTCGGTCGGCGGCGGCGTGCTCCGCCTGACCGCGCGGGTGGAGCCCGAGGAGTTCCTCTGTCGCAACCCCGCCGGGAACTTCATGACCGACACGACCGGCGCGAACATCTCGACCTACAAGACCTTCTCGCAGGCCTACGGCCGGTTCTCCTTCCGCGCCCGGTTCCCCAACACCACGGCTCCCGGCGTCCACTCCGCGCTGTGGATGTATCCGCAGGACCACGCCTACGGCCGGTGGCCCGACTCGGGCGAGATCGACGTCGCGGAGTGGTTCAGCAGCGGTGTCACCACGGTCCTGCCTTCGCTGCACTACCGCGGCGAGAAGTGGCCGCACACGACCGGGTGGACGTGCTCGATGGAGGAGCCGTGGAAGTGGCACACCTACACCGTCGAGTGGACGAAGCACGAGATGAAGTTCAAGTACGACCGCAAGACCTGCTGGACCACCGGCTGGGCCCCCGACGCACCGCTCACCGGAGGTCAGCCGTTCGACAAGCCGTTCTTCCTGACCATGTCGCAGGTGTTCGGCTTCAACGACAACGCGGTCACGGAGGCGACCCCGAGCAGCGCCACGATGCAGGTCAACTGGGTCCGCGTCTGGAAGTGA
- a CDS encoding DsrE family protein: protein MARELVVKVTCAAEAAERCNQGFTVAATAAAGGVPVSLWLTGEAAWFGVPGRAEQFELPLATPLAELLASVLELGTVTVCGQCAARRELTEADLIPGVRIAGAAGFVEESLREGAQALVY, encoded by the coding sequence ATGGCTCGCGAGCTCGTCGTCAAGGTCACCTGCGCGGCCGAGGCCGCGGAGCGGTGCAACCAGGGGTTCACCGTCGCCGCCACGGCGGCTGCGGGCGGCGTACCGGTGTCGCTGTGGCTCACCGGGGAGGCCGCGTGGTTCGGCGTGCCGGGCAGGGCGGAGCAGTTCGAGCTGCCGCTCGCCACCCCGCTGGCGGAGCTGCTCGCGTCGGTGCTCGAGCTCGGGACGGTCACGGTCTGCGGTCAGTGCGCGGCGCGGCGCGAGCTGACCGAGGCCGACCTCATCCCCGGGGTGCGGATCGCCGGTGCGGCCGGATTCGTGGAGGAGTCGTTGCGCGAGGGAGCGCAGGCGCTGGTGTACTGA